In the genome of Drosophila subpulchrella strain 33 F10 #4 breed RU33 chromosome 2L, RU_Dsub_v1.1 Primary Assembly, whole genome shotgun sequence, one region contains:
- the LOC119548338 gene encoding ryncolin-1-like isoform X1: protein MLRFGILCCLFVLHFPAVQNKGEVCTLQSICNNIADVKSEVAAVREILEDLDRKFDQLELKKYPESCAESTETKLLIRLPGYSEAPFLVTCDQNNYGGGWTVLMRRTDGSEEFYRDWKDYKKGFGQLDNEFFLGLEKFHALTYSATQELMVVLEDYDGNVRYQHYESFMIGPESNNFTLETMGSNDGDAGDSFVRHVGMQFSTKDRDNDIDKNKSCAVFFRGAWWYYRCHLSALTGVYGDSSYGQGVFWHSWRGYYYSYKRAVMMIRPTAYSSK, encoded by the exons ATGTTGCGTTTCGGAATACTCTGCTGCCTTTTCGTTTTACATTTTCCAGCTGTGCAAAATAAAGGCGAGGTGTGTACACTCCAATCAATTTGCAATAATATTGCAGACGTAAAGTCAGAGGTTGCAGCCGTGCg GGAAATTTTGGAAGACTTGGACCGAAAATTCGACCAGTTGGAGCTGAAAAAATACCCAGAGAGCTGCGCTGAGTCAACGGAGACTAAGCTGCTGATCCGTTTGCCCGGGTACAGTGAGGCCCCTTTTTTGGTGACCTGCGATCAGAATAACTACGGTGGAGGTTGGACTGTATTGATGCGACGAACCGATGGAAGCGAGGAGTTTTACCGCGACTGGAAGGACTACAAGAAGGGATTTGGCCAGTTGGACAACGAATTCTTCCTGGGGCTAGAGAAGTTTCATGCGCTGACCTATTCCGCGACCCAAGAATTGATGGTTGTCCTGGAGGACTACGACGGAAATGTACGCTATCAGCACTACGAAAGCTTCATGATCGGCCCAGAGTCCAACAACTTCACCCTAGAAACGATGGGTTCTAATGATGGTGACGCAGGAGACTCGTTCGTCCGTCATGTGGGCATGCAGTTTAGTACTAAGGATCGCGATAACGACATAGACAAAAATAAGAGTTGTGCTGTATTTTTTAGAGGTGCTTGGTGGTACTATCGTTGCCATTTGAG tGCCTTGACTGGTGTGTATGGCGATAGTTCCTATGGACAAGGCGTGTTTTGGCATTCGTGGCGTGGATATTATTACTCTTACAAACGAGCCGTAATGATGATTAGGCCGACGGCTTATTCTTCAAAGTAA
- the LOC119548338 gene encoding ryncolin-1-like isoform X2 — protein MRRTDGSEEFYRDWKDYKKGFGQLDNEFFLGLEKFHALTYSATQELMVVLEDYDGNVRYQHYESFMIGPESNNFTLETMGSNDGDAGDSFVRHVGMQFSTKDRDNDIDKNKSCAVFFRGAWWYYRCHLSALTGVYGDSSYGQGVFWHSWRGYYYSYKRAVMMIRPTAYSSK, from the exons ATGCGACGAACCGATGGAAGCGAGGAGTTTTACCGCGACTGGAAGGACTACAAGAAGGGATTTGGCCAGTTGGACAACGAATTCTTCCTGGGGCTAGAGAAGTTTCATGCGCTGACCTATTCCGCGACCCAAGAATTGATGGTTGTCCTGGAGGACTACGACGGAAATGTACGCTATCAGCACTACGAAAGCTTCATGATCGGCCCAGAGTCCAACAACTTCACCCTAGAAACGATGGGTTCTAATGATGGTGACGCAGGAGACTCGTTCGTCCGTCATGTGGGCATGCAGTTTAGTACTAAGGATCGCGATAACGACATAGACAAAAATAAGAGTTGTGCTGTATTTTTTAGAGGTGCTTGGTGGTACTATCGTTGCCATTTGAG tGCCTTGACTGGTGTGTATGGCGATAGTTCCTATGGACAAGGCGTGTTTTGGCATTCGTGGCGTGGATATTATTACTCTTACAAACGAGCCGTAATGATGATTAGGCCGACGGCTTATTCTTCAAAGTAA